The nucleotide window AGACAAAGGTGTTCAGTTCAACCTCATAATTCTCTGACAGCAAAAGCGCTGCAAGAGAACTATCTTTCCCTCCTGAGAACAGGACGCCGGCTTTCATCCTTTACGTCTGATATTGAATTCGCGCTTCGCTGGCGTTACCTGTTTAAGGATGACTTTCAGCTGCTCGTCATTGATCTTATTCTTGATCCTTCCGTTCTGGGCAAGCATGACCAGTTGTTGTTCAACGGACCTTGCAAAATCAGGCTTTGTAAGCCGGATAGTGTTAAGCCGCTCACGTGCTTCAGGCTCAAGAATCTGCATGAGTACAGAATGTATCTGTGCATCATACTGACGTTGCCGTTCGGCTTCATCCTGCTGGGAAGCAGCCTGTTGCTGCATCTCCATCATTCGACGCCGTCGGATCTCTGCTAATTCATCATCTCCCATTCAGGAGCACCTTCGTTTACGCGGACTCAGTTGCGATACTGTGCGCTACTCCATCGAGGAACGAAGCGCCTGCAGGTGTGACGACTCTGCCGCTCTTCTGCTGGGCAACATACCCTGCCTTCTCGAGCTGCTGAACCGCCTTTCGCAGGACGGATCCACTCCCCTTCACCGTTTTGTTCGGTTTGGAGCCTCTGTTCTTACTTCCACCATACACTGACCGCATCCGCTCAACACCGACCGGGCCGTCTACGTACACACGCCTCAGTACGGCTGCTGCACGGGTATACCACCAGTCAGAATCTTCAGGTGGCATCCCCTTGTGGGCACCGGTCTTTGCAAAGGCTGCCCATTCAGGAGCAGTTATCTCGGATTTTTCCTTCAGTTCCGCTGCAACGCGTGAAATCAGCTTCTCAGCAGGAACATCATATACAGTAGTCATCGATAGTCCACACTCTCAATGCAGATAGTAGTCTCTACTTATACGTATGAAGGATTCTTATATATTTCGTGAACGGGTGCCGGAGACAGATCCTGAATCTCCAAGTACCATTGTCCTTCCCCTTACCTGAAGAAGTATCGTGCCGCTTTCCTGTGCGACAACTTCCGGTTCCACTTCAACAGACTCAAGCCACTTTACCTTGATAACTTTCCTGGTCTTGATCTGGCTTTTGATCTCTTCGATGATCGTCTGACTCATACCCGATTTTCCAACCCAGATAGTCGGTTTGAGGTCATGGTACCCACCGGCTGGGGCTGATGTCTTTTTTCTTGAACTATTTCTGTCTTGACTCATGGTTTATTCCGATAAAGGGGGTAACGGCGGCGATAGCCGCATGCCATGCAGGTGACAACCACACGGCTACGGTGAATTCTGGTCTGCATAGTTACACCAGGCACAAAGAATCCGTAACAACTGCGGCAAAATTGCCGTCTGAGCTCATGAGGCATACGGATTCTCTCCTTCATTGCTATTCGGCGGGCCAGTGCAACGCACCGGTTGCTCCATTCAGGATTTTCAGGGAAGAACCGTGATGCCTGCGTAAAGAGAATCTGGATGCGTTCCCCTGCAACATGCCTGCGATCCGAACGCTGGTGACGTTTTCCCATTAATCATCCCGACCCGGGGACGGAGCCTGATTGGTATCAATTTTCACAACCCGACCTTCTATCGTAAGCCGTCCTTGAAAGAAGAGCCGGATTGCCTGCGGAAATGCCTTATGCTCTTCAACAAGAATCCGATCCGAGAGGATATCGCCATCATCATTCTCAAAGACGGGGACAGTCCGCTGTATAATTACCGGGCCTGCATCCATATCTTCTGTGACAAAATGCACAGTGCATCCGGCAACTTTCACACCGTAGTTGACTGCCTGCTCCTGTGCATGCAGCCCGGTAAAGGAGGGAAGGAGACTTGGATGAATGTTGACCATCCTGCCTGAATATTTCCTGACGATCTCACTTCCTAAAATCCTCATATATCCGGCTAACACCACAAGATCCGGATTATATTTCTGGATTGTTGCAATCAGAGCAGTCTCATATGCCTGTTTATCTGAAAACGATTTAAACGAGACGACTTCACCGGGGATCCCTGCAGCTCGCGCACGTTCGATTGCATGGGCAAGTGGGTTGTCTGTTATCAGGGCTGTACATACCGCAGGGATATACCCGTCAGATACACGGTCAAGGATGGCCTGAAAATTTGACCCTCTTCCTGAAGCAAGCACAACAAATGTCCCCTTTTTTACGTTCATGCACCGGCCTCTGATTTTTTGAGAGAAGGCGAGATCAGCAGTTTGATTCTGGTTATTCGTTTTCCTTTCATCTGAATCACAATCAGTCTGATGCCTCCATCCAGATCACAGGACTCACCAATTCGTGGAATATATCCCAGCCGATCGATGATAAGGCCTGCTATGGTTTCGTAGGTTTCGCATTCCGGTAAATCAAGCTCAAGTTCCTTGTTGAGATCTGATACCCACATCCTGGCATCAACAGAATAGACACCCTCTGCTACCCGTATCAGTTCAGGCTCCTCGGTATCGAACTCATCAAGGATATCTCCCACCAGTTCCTCAACGATATCTTCTACCGTGATGATACCAACAAATGCACCATACTCATCTAGGACAATAGCAAGGTGGTTTTTCCTGGCCTTCATCTCACGGAGCAGATCATCTATCTTCTTAGTATCAGGAACATAGACCGGTTCAGAGCAGAGCTCAACAAGCGGGTGATGGTTCCTGCCATCCATCACGGCAACAAAGACATCCTTGATATTGAGAATACCCCTGATGGTATCGATGTTCTCATGAAACACCGGGAGACGTGAAAACCCGGTCTTCTTAAATATTGCAAGGGCATCTTCTGGAGAGAGGGTGTCTTCAGCCATCACCACATCTATCCTCGGCGTCATCGCTTCCCTAACCCGGGTGTCTGCAAACTCAAAGACCGAGTGGAGCATCTCCTGCTCATCCTTCTCTATGGTCCCCTCTTCCTGTCCGACATCGATCCACTCCTTGATCTCCTCCTCTGTGATGAGATGTTGTGAAAAGACCGGACCACCGGTCATTTTACCGGCAAGAGCATTAAAGGTCCAGATGAGGGGGCTGAATATCCGCGAGAGCAGGTAGATCGTTGGAGAAACCCCAAGAGCAATACTGGTCTGGTGCCTGCTCGTGTACATCTTTGGCAGAATCTCACCAAAAAGCAGCAAAAAGATAACCACGCCAACTGTAGCGCCTGCAATTGCATATGGTCCCGGACCAAATATGCCGATTGCCAACGCGGTCACAACCGAGGCACCAAGAATATTGACAATATTATTTCCAATCAGGATCGTGATCAGAAACCGGTCAGGCTCCTCTTTCAATGTCAAAAGTGCCTGTGCACCTGGCATTCCTTCATTGATGAGGGTCCTGACTTTGGCACGGGTGATGGAGAAGAGTGCAACTTCAGAGCAGGAGAAAAATGCAGAACAGACAAGCGCCAGAATAAAGATGCCGATATAGAGGTAATATTCGATGATCACTAAAACCCGGACCCCCGCAATTCAGGAGCCGCTGGCAGATATGTGCATCCTGATGCCAGGGATACCTGTGAAATTCTCATAAAGAACTCAAACACCGTCCGGGGAGATTGATATCTCCACTCCTCTGATTAATGTGAGCGGGCCACACAAATATCAATCTTTTTCTGACACTGCCAGCTACCGAAAATCATGGAAATGTGATCCATACCTTGTGACATATGAAAGTCATGAAAGATGATCCCTGACAACTCTGACATCATCAGCGATCATCCTGATTTTTTCTTCTGCAGTGAGGGGATCTCCAACCGAGAGGTCGTTGATCTCCAGGGTGATAAGCCCATCATAACCTCCATCACCCAGGATATCAAGCGCTTTCTCTGCCCATGGGTTTCCTTTCACCGGACGATGCATGACACTGCCTGATGCCCCGGACAAGTGAACATTTGCAATCCTTCCTTCTGCAACCGATAAAAATTCACGAAGCACCTCTTCACCACGCGATGCAACATGGCATGAGTCCAGGGTGAATGAGAGCCAGTCACGTTCATTGAGGACACGGGAAATCTCTGCCGGCGTTGTGAGCAGAGCGTTTACCTGAGGCTCCATGTTCTCAATTGAGACAGAGACCCGTGATGATTCGGCATACGGGGCGATCTCATCGAGCATCTGGTCAAGACGCCAGTAATCGAGATCAGCAGGAGGCCTCTTTGATGTTCTCCTTCCCGGATGGATCGTGCAGACCTTGGCTTTAAGAGACTCTGCAAGTTTTATTGAGAACTGTATCCATGAGATCGACGCCCTGACCACGTCAGGATTTATTGAGCAGGGATTGAGATCCAGCACCGGAGCATGCACTGACAGAGGGGCAGGGAGCGGATGCTGTCTTATCACCTGGGCAAGGTGATCTTCAGAACGTCCTGAAAGCCACCAATCCGGAGTCTCAGGCCAGAACTCAAGAGTATCGGCGCCTGATATCCTGACTGCATCAAAGATCAGGTCAAGCGGATGGTCATGGAAGAACATCGTTGAGAAGGAGATCTCCATTACCATTGATTATCTATACCGGGGGAAATAACCGATCAGTGAAGATGGATCAGCTGACTCTGGATTCCTGGGGGACCAGTCCGAAACCTGCAGTTATGCGGGTATCTGAGGTTACTGCAGTGATAACCAGCCTTCTTGATACTCCGGAACTGACCAACATCAGGGTTACCGGCGAGATCACCAACTTCAAGAGGCACGGGTCAGGACACCTCTACTTCTCACTTTCAGAACGTCAGGGCGAGAAGGAGTTTGTGATCAGGTGTACGATCTGGAAGACTGCTGCAAAGTATCTGCCGTGGAAACCAGAAGACGGGATGATCGTAGAGGCGTTTGGGAGCATCAACCACTACGAAAGAAGCGGGCAGTATAATCTAATCGTCACCCAGATGTGGCAGTCAGGGGCAGGAGAGAAGGCCCTCCTCATCGAGCGGTGGAAAAGAGAACTTGGGCTCAAAGGCTACTTCTCTCCTGAACGAAAACGTCCTCTCCCTGATTACCCGACAAAAATAGGGGTGGTCACGTCAGAGACAGGAGCTGTCATCCACGACATCCAGAACGTACTCTCCTGCAGGTTCCCGGTGGAGATCATCCTCTCACCAACCGCAGTACAGGGTCCGACTGCCCATGATGAGATTGCCGCAGCAATCAGGCGGGTTGCCCCGATGGTTGATCTCGTGATTGTCGGGAGAGGAGGTGGGAGTTACGAGGACCTCTTCGCCTTCAACAACCCTGCTGTTGTAGAAGCGATTGCAACCTGTCCGGTACCGGTAATTGCTGCCATCGGGCATGAAGTAGATGTCACCCTCGCAGATCTTGCTGCAGATGTTAGAGCATCAACACCGTCCCATGCAGCAGAACTAGCAGTTAAGGACCGCAAGTCAGAACTCGAAATGATTTCGCAGATCAGGGGTCGCATTTTCAGACGGCTTCTGACCAGAGTAGAGCAGGCAGACGAGGAACTCAATGATCTCCGGGACCGGCTGTCACCGGTCAGGATGAACAGGACTCTTGCGGACCGCAGACAGTATCTCGTGGATATAACCGACAGGATGAATAACCTTTCAGATCTCTCGCTTGGAAGGTTCAGAGTTCAGGTCAGGGAACTGAACGCAAGGCTTGAAGCGAGAAATCCATCAGGTATCCTGATGAGAGAGATTCCTGAACGGAGAATCAGGATCGCAGATCTGAATGAACAACTCTGCCGTGGTGCAGACACTTTTCTTGCACGGTATCGTGCAGAAATCGAATCATTATCCAAGATACTTGAGGCACGAAGCCCGTACGCTGCTGCCAGGGATGGATATTGTATCGTTTTCAAAGACGGCAAAACAGTGTCTTCTGCAAGGGTGCTATCAGAAGGTGAGATGGTGGATCTCAGGTTCAGGGATGGATCAGCATCTGCAGTTATTGATCAGGTGAAACCGCATGAAGAAGTATGAGGAACTGGTAACAGATCTCAAAGAGATCGTGAAAAAGATCGAAGATGGTGAGACGAGCCTTGATGAAATGATTGCACTCTATGAACAGGGAACAGTAATCATCAAGCAGTGCGAGGAGCGGCTGAGTGAGGCAGAGATGAAGATAAGTAAACTTTCAAAGGAGTAATCATGAGAAAAATTCTGCTTTTTCTAACTATTCTGCTGATTGCTGGTGCTGTAACCATTTCAGGATGCACAAAATACGCAGATCCTGATCTCAAGATAACATCAAATCTTTCAAAAGTCTCTGATGATCCTGGTACGGGAAATATCACATATGATGTAAAACTGACAGTTGCCAATGTTGGGACCAACAATGCATACAAAGTCAAGGTCATGACCATCCTGTCAACCCCTAAGGATCTTTCTGAATACCGGTTTGTAAGCCGGACTACTGATGCCGGAGATATTGAGAAGGGAACAGTGAGGACATTTACCGAGCGAATGACTCTTCCGGCAACCAAGGCAAATCATGATCTCATCATTGCTGAGACACAGCAGCCTGCAATTGAGACGAAGATTATGTCAGTCTCTTCAAACGTGATGGGGTAGTCTGTAGAAAAACCTCCAATACTTTTATCCATCCAGATGGAGAAGAAGAGTCTGTGAGTGCTACAAACCGCATCCTTCTTATCCTGGATATTATCAAGGGAGTAATTGCGGTTCTTTTTGGCAATATCGGACTGCCTCCCCTGGTCCGATATCTGATCGGGATGCTCCACGGTTCAGGCCCTGTTCAGATCCAGACAAATACCCTTGTGATTAGCCTTGTTTGCCTACTGATAACGATCGTCGCGTATCATAAGACAGAGAATAAAATAATCAAGGCATTAGTGATAATCTGCCTCTTTGTCCCGGTTTTACTTATCTTTCTCTCGTATTTTACCGTGATGAAGGTCCCGATGCCGTTCTGATGTCATCAGAACAAGAGGGATTCACCCCCGATTATTTTCCTTCTCGCCTGATTCCAGATTATGAACCACTTTTTTAAACTCCTTTTCCTCATTCCGATCCGCTAATCCAAGACGATGGGCATTAAAGGGAAGATACTGTTCATGTACTTTTTCACAGGCCGTATCCATTCTGATCGTGCCTGTGTGACTTAAGATAGCCCGCTCATTAAAAGACAGGAACCGATCAAGCCTTTCAGTCCTTCATACATACCGGATTATCAGTTGATTTCCAGAGGTGTTGTCTCATGGCTTCGATGAGTTCTAGTTGTGATATGATATACGCTATTTATCCAGGGATGTAACTAGTATCAGAATTCCATCAATTTTCACTTCTCACGTGTATTAACCATTCAGAAAGACGGTCTATAAAGTCATTTTCGGTTATCCTTTTGACAGGATTTTTTTTCGATTCCTTCACATCCACATTCTGCTACCAGATACCTGATAATGTAATAAATTGTGATAACCGAAAAATGATATTGATAGCCTTCTGTCGTATATCCGTCCTACTCCGGACAGATCGCAGACACACAGGCAGGGTTTGTGAGGAATTTTACTGGGTGCTTCTCCGGAAAAGATATCGATATCAGGCGGATACTGATCATGGCTTACCATGAAATCGGAGAACAGGTATCAGTACAATAAAATAACTTGATCTCTTGATCTCCTGCCAAATGACAGGGATATATATATCAACAAATATAATGATCGACCAATACGAAGTCTCTACAACTGGTGATTAAGTCTCCGAATGTGTGAGAGTTTGTGCAGAACCCGGCAGGCGTAGTGAGATCTATGAAAAGACTTTGTTTTATTGAGAAGAAGAGAGAATATGAGACCATATGCAGCAACCTGTTTTTCCTGCTGCTGGCCGGGTGTATATGCATATTCGGAGTCGGTTATCCCATTGCAGATTTAGTGGATATATCCAATAATTCAACAGGTATCAATACAACATCAACAAATTTCCCTTTTACTGATGCCGGGCTTATTTCAGGTTTCAATTATCCGGAAGACCCGGATATGAGGGCACACCCTCATTTCAGATCAGATGGGGGTGAGACTGGACATAACAACACCACCGTTTCTTCATTGACATCCATCCAGGAAAGAGAGACCGGAAGTTCAGAACTAAATGCCAAGGCTATGAAATTCACATGGCAGAGATGTTTTGGAGGGTCATCGTATGAAACACCCATATCGATAAAACAGACATCAGACGGAGGATTTCTGATCGGAGGGTATACAGATTCATATGATGGAGATTGTTCAGAAAATCACGGCTCGTATGATTTTATTATCGTAAAAGTGGATGCATCAGAAGATATTGTATGGAAAAAATGCCTTGGAGGGTCATGGTTTGATGAGGAATGCGAGATCATCTCCACACCCGATGGGGGGTGTTTTGTAGTAGGTTCTTCCAACTCTGATGATGGAGACGTCTCCGGAAACCACGGAAGTACCGACTTCTGGGTTGTAAAACTGGATGGATCAGGAAACATAGTATGGCAGAAAAGCCTCGGGGGGTCATCATATGATGTGCCCTCTCAGGCAATTCAGACTGCTGATGGAGGATTCCTCATTGGAGGATGGACAGGTTCATCTGACGGAGACGTCACCGGATACCATGGATACACAGATATCTGGGTAGTGAAACTCGATTCATCAGGAGAGATGAAATGGCAGAAATGTCTGGGGGGATCAGCGTATGATAGACCTTATTCACTCATTCAGACCACCGATGGAGGATTCCTCATCGGAGGATACACAGGTTCATCTGACGGAGACGTCACCGGAAACCATGGAGACGCAGATATCTGGGCAGTGAAACTCGACCCTGCCGGAGAACTGAAATGGCAGAAATGCCTGGGGGGAAAAAAAAGTGACAGACTGTATTCACTTATCCAGACTATCGATGGAGGATTCCTGATCACAGGAGATACAAGATCATCTGACGGAGATGTCACTGGAAACCACGGAGAAATGGACATCTGGGTAGTGAAACTTGATTCATCGGGAGAGATGAAATGGCAGAAATGTCTGGGAGGATCAGCGGATGATTTTTCATTTTCAGCCATTCAGGCCTCAGACGGAGGACTCCAGATCAGAGGAATCACATACTCAAATGATGGAGACGTCACCGGAAACCATGGAGACGCAGATATCTGGGCAGTGAAACTCGGCCCTGCCGGAGAATTAAAATGGCAGAAATGCCTGGGAGGATCAGCGGATGAATCTCCCACTTCAGCCATTCAGACCATAGATGGAGAATTCCTGATCGGAGGATATACATGCTCATCTGATGGAGACGTTACCGGATACCACGGAGGAACGGACATCTGGGTAGTGAAACTCGACCCTGCCGGAGAACTAAAATGGCAGAAATGCATTGGGGGATCAGCAGATGATTATCCCATCTCGATCATCCAGATTACGGACAACCAATATGTAGTCTACGGGTCTACATACTCATTTGATGGAGATATTGTAGGAAATCATGGTGAAGAGGACTTATGGCTGGGACTCATAGATACAAGGTATCAGGTAATTGCCACATCCGACTCCATGACAATCGCATATCCCCCCGGAACCAGGTCATATGAAGAAGGAACCAATGCAGCATACCTTGCACAGGCGAAACCGGGTGCGGATCTCGTGAACGTCTCGGTTGATGGCACTCAGGTTGGCCCGGTGAGCAACTGGACGTTCTCGCAGATCTCTTCCGATCATACCTTTGCAACAACCGGTCAGCCGACCCCTGGTCAGGTCCATGCATTCTTCACGTTGAACACCACCTGGGGAGCTGTTCCATTGACTGTTCAGTTCACAAACCAGTCACTTGGAGAACCGACATCATTCCAGTGGGATTTCGGTGATGGTGAGACGTCAACAGAGCGAGATCCAGTTCATACCTACACAACTCCGGGTACATACTCGGTCACACTTCAGGCTCACAATGCCTGGACAGGAGGAGTAGCTACCTTATCCCATGCCCTGACCGCAACAGCCGGGATTGTTCCCTCTCCAACACCGACACCGGTCCCGGGTGAGATAACCGCAGCATTTTCAGCAGACCGGACGACAGGTTCTGCTCCAATGCATGTATCGTTTATGGATCTGTCAACAGGAAACCCGACATCCTGGGTATGGAGCTTTGGTGATGGAACCTTCTCTGCTTCGCAGAACATTACCCATATGTATTCGGCCAAAGGGACGTATTCGGTCAGCCTTACCGCT belongs to Methanospirillum lacunae and includes:
- a CDS encoding DNA-binding protein; this encodes MGDDELAEIRRRRMMEMQQQAASQQDEAERQRQYDAQIHSVLMQILEPEARERLNTIRLTKPDFARSVEQQLVMLAQNGRIKNKINDEQLKVILKQVTPAKREFNIRRKG
- a CDS encoding 30S ribosomal protein S19e, whose product is MTTVYDVPAEKLISRVAAELKEKSEITAPEWAAFAKTGAHKGMPPEDSDWWYTRAAAVLRRVYVDGPVGVERMRSVYGGSKNRGSKPNKTVKGSGSVLRKAVQQLEKAGYVAQQKSGRVVTPAGASFLDGVAHSIATESA
- a CDS encoding YhbY family RNA-binding protein, with the protein product MSQDRNSSRKKTSAPAGGYHDLKPTIWVGKSGMSQTIIEEIKSQIKTRKVIKVKWLESVEVEPEVVAQESGTILLQVRGRTMVLGDSGSVSGTRSRNI
- a CDS encoding ribonuclease P protein component 4, with the translated sequence MGKRHQRSDRRHVAGERIQILFTQASRFFPENPEWSNRCVALARRIAMKERIRMPHELRRQFCRSCYGFFVPGVTMQTRIHRSRVVVTCMACGYRRRYPLYRNKP
- the purN gene encoding phosphoribosylglycinamide formyltransferase; amino-acid sequence: MNVKKGTFVVLASGRGSNFQAILDRVSDGYIPAVCTALITDNPLAHAIERARAAGIPGEVVSFKSFSDKQAYETALIATIQKYNPDLVVLAGYMRILGSEIVRKYSGRMVNIHPSLLPSFTGLHAQEQAVNYGVKVAGCTVHFVTEDMDAGPVIIQRTVPVFENDDGDILSDRILVEEHKAFPQAIRLFFQGRLTIEGRVVKIDTNQAPSPGRDD
- a CDS encoding hemolysin family protein; protein product: MIIEYYLYIGIFILALVCSAFFSCSEVALFSITRAKVRTLINEGMPGAQALLTLKEEPDRFLITILIGNNIVNILGASVVTALAIGIFGPGPYAIAGATVGVVIFLLLFGEILPKMYTSRHQTSIALGVSPTIYLLSRIFSPLIWTFNALAGKMTGGPVFSQHLITEEEIKEWIDVGQEEGTIEKDEQEMLHSVFEFADTRVREAMTPRIDVVMAEDTLSPEDALAIFKKTGFSRLPVFHENIDTIRGILNIKDVFVAVMDGRNHHPLVELCSEPVYVPDTKKIDDLLREMKARKNHLAIVLDEYGAFVGIITVEDIVEELVGDILDEFDTEEPELIRVAEGVYSVDARMWVSDLNKELELDLPECETYETIAGLIIDRLGYIPRIGESCDLDGGIRLIVIQMKGKRITRIKLLISPSLKKSEAGA
- a CDS encoding sugar phosphate isomerase/epimerase family protein, with the protein product MFFHDHPLDLIFDAVRISGADTLEFWPETPDWWLSGRSEDHLAQVIRQHPLPAPLSVHAPVLDLNPCSINPDVVRASISWIQFSIKLAESLKAKVCTIHPGRRTSKRPPADLDYWRLDQMLDEIAPYAESSRVSVSIENMEPQVNALLTTPAEISRVLNERDWLSFTLDSCHVASRGEEVLREFLSVAEGRIANVHLSGASGSVMHRPVKGNPWAEKALDILGDGGYDGLITLEINDLSVGDPLTAEEKIRMIADDVRVVRDHLS
- the xseA gene encoding exodeoxyribonuclease VII large subunit, with amino-acid sequence MDQLTLDSWGTSPKPAVMRVSEVTAVITSLLDTPELTNIRVTGEITNFKRHGSGHLYFSLSERQGEKEFVIRCTIWKTAAKYLPWKPEDGMIVEAFGSINHYERSGQYNLIVTQMWQSGAGEKALLIERWKRELGLKGYFSPERKRPLPDYPTKIGVVTSETGAVIHDIQNVLSCRFPVEIILSPTAVQGPTAHDEIAAAIRRVAPMVDLVIVGRGGGSYEDLFAFNNPAVVEAIATCPVPVIAAIGHEVDVTLADLAADVRASTPSHAAELAVKDRKSELEMISQIRGRIFRRLLTRVEQADEELNDLRDRLSPVRMNRTLADRRQYLVDITDRMNNLSDLSLGRFRVQVRELNARLEARNPSGILMREIPERRIRIADLNEQLCRGADTFLARYRAEIESLSKILEARSPYAAARDGYCIVFKDGKTVSSARVLSEGEMVDLRFRDGSASAVIDQVKPHEEV
- the xseB gene encoding exodeoxyribonuclease VII small subunit, whose product is MKKYEELVTDLKEIVKKIEDGETSLDEMIALYEQGTVIIKQCEERLSEAEMKISKLSKE
- a CDS encoding PKD domain-containing protein, whose amino-acid sequence is MKRLCFIEKKREYETICSNLFFLLLAGCICIFGVGYPIADLVDISNNSTGINTTSTNFPFTDAGLISGFNYPEDPDMRAHPHFRSDGGETGHNNTTVSSLTSIQERETGSSELNAKAMKFTWQRCFGGSSYETPISIKQTSDGGFLIGGYTDSYDGDCSENHGSYDFIIVKVDASEDIVWKKCLGGSWFDEECEIISTPDGGCFVVGSSNSDDGDVSGNHGSTDFWVVKLDGSGNIVWQKSLGGSSYDVPSQAIQTADGGFLIGGWTGSSDGDVTGYHGYTDIWVVKLDSSGEMKWQKCLGGSAYDRPYSLIQTTDGGFLIGGYTGSSDGDVTGNHGDADIWAVKLDPAGELKWQKCLGGKKSDRLYSLIQTIDGGFLITGDTRSSDGDVTGNHGEMDIWVVKLDSSGEMKWQKCLGGSADDFSFSAIQASDGGLQIRGITYSNDGDVTGNHGDADIWAVKLGPAGELKWQKCLGGSADESPTSAIQTIDGEFLIGGYTCSSDGDVTGYHGGTDIWVVKLDPAGELKWQKCIGGSADDYPISIIQITDNQYVVYGSTYSFDGDIVGNHGEEDLWLGLIDTRYQVIATSDSMTIAYPPGTRSYEEGTNAAYLAQAKPGADLVNVSVDGTQVGPVSNWTFSQISSDHTFATTGQPTPGQVHAFFTLNTTWGAVPLTVQFTNQSLGEPTSFQWDFGDGETSTERDPVHTYTTPGTYSVTLQAHNAWTGGVATLSHALTATAGIVPSPTPTPVPGEITAAFSADRTTGSAPMHVSFMDLSTGNPTSWVWSFGDGTFSASQNITHMYSAKGTYSVSLTAQNIANSCTIEKSGYITVT